Proteins encoded in a region of the Ziziphus jujuba cultivar Dongzao chromosome 3, ASM3175591v1 genome:
- the LOC107435304 gene encoding glucan endo-1,3-beta-glucosidase 8: MERILIPKWVLLVGFLGWLCGVAVVVVDGLGVNWGTMATHKLPPETVVQMLKDNGIQKVKLFDADDSTMTALAGSGIEVMVAIPNDQLEVMTSYKRAREWVRRNVTRYNFNGGVNIKYVAVGNEPFLKSYNGSFLNVTLPALQNIQNSLNDAGVGDSIKATVPLNADVYNSPDNNPVPSAGRFRTDINDLMTQIVQFLNKNNAPFTVNIYPFLSLYGNDDFPFDYAFFDGVSNPIVDTGSGIQYTNVFDANFDTLVASLRAVGFGDMPIIVGEVGWPTDGDKNANAGNAYRFYNGLLPRLASNRGTPLRPGSIEVYLFGLLDEDAKSIAPGNFERHWGIFRYDGQPKFGLDLSGQGQNKMLVGAKDVVYLPLKWCTFNPNAKDLSRLAENIDYACTFGDCTALGYGSSCNSLDANGNASYAFNMYFQVQNQKPLACNFQGLATVTTQNISQGNCNFIVQIAASSSFTLRPSLLVLVSMIIAFFKFLFL; this comes from the exons ATGGAGAGGATCTTGATTCCCAAATGGGTTTTGCTTGTGGGGTTTTTGGGTTGGTTGTGTggtgttgctgttgttgttgttgatggcCTTGGTGTGAATTGGGGAACCATGGCGACCCATAAACTGCCTCCTGAGACGGTGGTCCAGATGTTGAAGGACAATGGGATTCAGAAGGTGAAGCTGTTTGATGCAGACGACTCCACAATGACTGCTCTGGCTGGTAGTGGTATTGAGGTTATGGTTGCTATTCCTAATGATCAGCTTGAAGTGATGACAAGCTATAAACGAGCCAGAGAATGGGTTCGAAGAAACGTTACTCGTTACAACTTCAATGGAGGAGTTAACATCAA ATATGTAGCAGTCGGAAATGAGCCATTCCTCAAATCCTATAATGGTTCATTTTTGAATGTCACCTTGCCAGCACTTCAGAACATTCAAAATTCCCTAAACGATGCTGGGGTTGGAGACTCCATAAAGGCAACCGTACCCTTAAATGCAGATGTCTACAACTCTCCAGACAATAACCCAGTTCCATCCGCTGGAAGGTTCCGGACTGATATCAATGATCTCATGACACAGATTGTTCAgttcttaaacaaaaataatgcgCCTTTTACAGTCAACATATACCCTTTCCTAAGTCTTTACGGAAATGACGACTTTCCATTTGATTATGCATTCTTTGATGGGGTAAGCAACCCCATCGTTGATACCGGTAGTGGGATCCAATACACAAATGTGTTTGATGCTAACTTTGACACCTTGGTTGCATCATTGAGAGCAGTAGGATTCGGAGACATGCCCATAATAGTTGGGGAGGTAGGTTGGCCTACTGATGGGGACAAGAATGCTAATGCAGGTAATGCTTATAGATTTTATAACGGTCTTCTACCAAGACTTGCAAGCAACAGAGGCACCCCACTTCGGCCTGGATCTATCGAAGTTTATTTGTTTGGACTTCTCGATGAGGATGCCAAAAGCATTGCTCCTGGAAATTTTGAGCGCCACTGGGGAATTTTTAGGTACGACGGACAGCCCAAATTTGGTCTTGATCTTTCAGGTCAGGGTCAGAATAAAATGCTTGTAGGCGCAAAGGATGTGGTATATCTTCCTTTAAAATGGTGCACATTTAATCCAAATGCAAAGGATCTGAGCAGACTTGCAGAAAACATAGATTATGCCTGCACTTTTGGGGATTGCACAGCACTGGGATATGGTTCTTCTTGCAATTCCTTGGATGCTAATGGGAATGCCTCCTATGCATTTAACATGTACTTCCAGGTGCAGAATCAGAAGCCTTTGGCCTGTAACTTTCAAGGTTTGGCCACGGTTACTACACAGAACATTTCACAAGGAAATTGCAACTTCATTGTTCAGATAGCTGCATCCTCCTCTTTTACTCTTAGACCCTCTCTCCTTGTTCTGGTTTCAATGATAATAGCATTCTTCAAATTTCTATTTCTATAG